In Thauera sedimentorum, a single genomic region encodes these proteins:
- a CDS encoding sigma-54-dependent transcriptional regulator, whose product MIKRLPTVLVVDDEVRSQEALRRTLDEDFEVFTASGADEALAILEREWIQIVLTDQRMPGTSGVALLRQVRERWPDAVRIIISGYTDSEDIIAGVNEAGIYQYLLKPWQPEQLLLTLRGAAELSRLQAENQRLAVDLKASAPVLAARAGERRGQLAQRYALDRLVRAPDSPMNALCAMVERLAALDIPVLLTGESGTGKELLARALHYDSPRAEQAFVVENCGALPDQLLESELFGHKRGAFTGAFEDRVGLFRQADGGTMLLDEIGETSAAFQVKLLRTLQEGEIRPLGSSRTQAVDVRVVAATNRDLEAEVRAGRFREDLYYRLAAFTLHVPPLRERPMDIPLIAQSLADETGAALGRRFAPLSRELVACLTAWRWPGNVRELRNEVLRMAALADGDTLSAAHLSARVLRAAESEQEAALELIDGLQGDLKTRLDALEARILKEALIRLRWNKTRAAQELGLSRVGLRAKLARYGLDGG is encoded by the coding sequence ATGATCAAGCGCCTGCCCACCGTACTGGTGGTCGACGACGAGGTGCGCTCGCAGGAAGCGCTGCGTCGCACGCTGGACGAGGACTTCGAGGTGTTCACCGCCTCGGGCGCCGACGAGGCGCTGGCGATCCTGGAGCGCGAGTGGATACAGATCGTGCTCACCGACCAGCGCATGCCCGGCACCTCGGGCGTGGCCCTGCTGCGCCAGGTGCGCGAGCGCTGGCCGGACGCGGTGCGCATCATCATCTCCGGCTACACCGACTCCGAGGACATCATCGCCGGGGTCAACGAGGCCGGCATCTACCAGTACCTGCTCAAGCCCTGGCAGCCCGAGCAGCTGCTGCTCACCCTGCGCGGCGCGGCCGAACTCTCGCGCCTGCAGGCCGAGAACCAGCGCCTGGCGGTGGACCTCAAGGCTTCCGCGCCGGTGCTCGCCGCACGCGCCGGCGAACGCCGCGGCCAGCTGGCGCAACGCTATGCCCTCGATCGCCTGGTGCGCGCGCCCGATTCGCCGATGAACGCGCTGTGCGCCATGGTCGAGCGCCTCGCCGCGCTCGACATCCCGGTGCTGCTCACCGGCGAATCCGGCACCGGCAAGGAACTACTCGCCCGCGCGCTGCACTACGACAGCCCGCGCGCCGAACAGGCCTTCGTGGTGGAGAACTGCGGCGCGCTGCCCGACCAGTTGCTCGAATCCGAGCTCTTCGGCCACAAGCGCGGCGCCTTCACCGGCGCTTTCGAGGACCGCGTGGGCCTGTTCAGGCAGGCCGACGGCGGCACCATGCTGCTCGACGAGATCGGCGAGACCTCCGCCGCCTTCCAGGTGAAGCTCTTGCGCACCCTGCAGGAAGGCGAGATCCGCCCGCTGGGCAGCAGCCGCACCCAGGCGGTGGACGTGCGCGTGGTGGCCGCCACCAACCGCGACCTGGAAGCCGAAGTACGCGCCGGGCGCTTCCGCGAGGATCTCTACTACCGCCTCGCCGCCTTCACCCTGCATGTGCCGCCGCTGCGCGAGCGGCCGATGGACATTCCGCTGATCGCGCAGAGCCTGGCCGACGAAACCGGCGCCGCCCTCGGCCGCCGCTTCGCCCCGCTGTCGCGCGAGCTGGTCGCTTGCCTCACCGCCTGGCGCTGGCCGGGCAACGTGCGCGAACTGCGCAACGAGGTACTGCGCATGGCGGCACTGGCCGACGGCGACACGCTCTCCGCCGCCCACCTCAGCGCGCGCGTGCTGCGCGCTGCGGAGAGCGAACAGGAGGCGGCGCTGGAACTGATCGACGGCCTGCAGGGCGATCTCAAGACCCGGCTGGACGCGCTGGAGGCGCGCATCCTCAAGGAGGCGCTGATCCGCCTGCGCTGGAACAAGACCCGCGCCGCGCAGGAACTGGGCCTGTCGCGGGTCGGCCTGCGTGCCAAGCTGGCGCGCTACGGGCTGGACGGCGGCTGA
- the hypE gene encoding hydrogenase expression/formation protein HypE, with protein MKPNYVRPLDLRNGRVDLNHGAGGRAMAQLIEELFARAFANDYLGQGNDGAVLPAPAPGERLVMATDAHVVTPLFFPGGDIGSLAVHGTVNDVAVMGARPLYLTASFILEEGFPLADLARIVQSMAAAARTAGVPVVTGDTKVVEQGKGDGVFISTTGLGALPAGRELGGALARPGDAVLVSGSMGDHGMAILAQRESLAFESEIVSDSAALHGLIDALLAAVPGVRVLRDPTRGGLATTLNEIARQSGVGMQLDEAAIPVNRQVAAACELLGLDPLYLANEGKLVVVCAPEDAEAALAALRAHPLGGAAARIGSATADPHHFVQVRTAFGGQRMLDWLSGEPLPRIC; from the coding sequence ATGAAACCGAACTACGTCCGCCCCCTCGATCTGCGCAACGGCCGGGTCGACCTCAACCATGGCGCCGGCGGCCGTGCCATGGCACAGCTGATCGAGGAGCTCTTCGCGCGCGCCTTCGCCAACGACTATCTCGGCCAGGGCAACGACGGCGCGGTGCTGCCCGCCCCCGCGCCAGGCGAGCGCCTGGTGATGGCCACCGACGCCCATGTGGTGACCCCGCTGTTCTTCCCCGGCGGCGACATCGGCAGCCTGGCGGTGCACGGCACGGTGAACGACGTCGCGGTGATGGGCGCACGCCCGCTGTACCTGACCGCCAGCTTCATCCTCGAGGAAGGCTTCCCGCTCGCCGATCTCGCCCGCATCGTGCAATCGATGGCCGCTGCCGCACGCACTGCCGGCGTGCCGGTGGTCACCGGCGACACCAAGGTGGTCGAGCAGGGCAAGGGCGACGGCGTGTTCATCTCCACCACCGGCCTGGGCGCGCTGCCCGCCGGGCGCGAGCTGGGCGGCGCACTCGCCCGCCCGGGCGACGCGGTGCTGGTCTCGGGCAGCATGGGCGACCACGGCATGGCCATCCTGGCGCAGCGCGAATCGCTCGCCTTCGAGTCCGAGATCGTCTCCGACAGCGCCGCGCTGCACGGCCTGATCGACGCCCTGCTCGCCGCGGTGCCCGGCGTGCGCGTGCTGCGCGACCCCACCCGCGGCGGGCTGGCCACCACGCTCAACGAGATCGCCCGCCAGTCGGGCGTCGGCATGCAGCTCGATGAGGCGGCTATTCCGGTGAACCGCCAGGTCGCCGCGGCCTGCGAGCTACTCGGCCTGGACCCCTTGTATCTCGCCAATGAAGGCAAGCTGGTGGTCGTCTGTGCGCCGGAGGACGCCGAGGCCGCGCTCGCCGCGCTGCGTGCCCACCCGCTCGGGGGCGCCGCCGCACGCATCGGCAGCGCCACCGCCGACCCGCATCACTTCGTCCAGGTGCGCACCGCCTTCGGCGGCCAGCGCATGCTCGACTGGCTGTCCGGCGAACCGCTGCCGCGCATCTGCTGA
- a CDS encoding HupU protein, translated as MNLLWLQSGGCGGCTMSLLCADSSDLLGSLADAGIRILWHPSLSEESGAEALDLLAACAAGDLPVDLLCVEGSLLRGPDGSGRFHMLGGSGRPMIAWVQELAARARYTLAIGSCAAWGGVTAAGPNPAGACGLQYDGEAAGGLLGADYRSAAGLPVINVAGCPTHPGWVVETLMALALGQFDGDALDALARPRFYADQLVHHGCARNEYYEFKASAEKPSDQGCLMENMGCKGTQAHADCNLRPWNGSGSCTRGGYACISCTEPGFEEPGHPFVQTPKVAGIPIGLPSDMPKAWFVALAALSKSATPRRVRDNAVADHLAVTPAIRRTGLK; from the coding sequence ATGAACCTGCTCTGGCTCCAGTCCGGCGGTTGCGGCGGCTGCACCATGTCGCTGCTGTGCGCCGATTCCAGCGACCTGCTCGGCAGCCTCGCCGACGCCGGCATCCGCATCCTGTGGCACCCCTCGCTGTCCGAGGAAAGCGGCGCCGAGGCGCTCGACCTGCTGGCCGCCTGTGCGGCCGGCGACCTCCCGGTGGACCTGCTGTGCGTCGAGGGATCGCTGCTGCGCGGGCCGGACGGCAGCGGGCGCTTCCACATGCTGGGCGGTAGCGGACGGCCGATGATCGCCTGGGTGCAGGAACTCGCCGCACGCGCACGCTACACGCTGGCGATCGGCTCCTGCGCGGCCTGGGGCGGGGTGACCGCCGCCGGCCCCAACCCGGCCGGCGCCTGCGGCCTGCAATACGACGGCGAAGCCGCGGGCGGCCTGCTCGGCGCCGACTACCGCTCGGCCGCCGGCCTGCCGGTGATCAACGTCGCCGGCTGCCCCACCCACCCCGGCTGGGTGGTCGAAACCTTGATGGCGCTGGCGCTGGGCCAGTTCGACGGCGACGCGCTGGACGCCCTGGCCCGCCCGCGCTTCTACGCCGACCAGCTGGTGCACCACGGCTGCGCCCGCAACGAATACTACGAATTCAAGGCCAGCGCCGAGAAGCCCTCCGACCAGGGCTGCCTGATGGAAAACATGGGCTGCAAGGGTACCCAGGCCCACGCCGACTGCAACCTGCGGCCGTGGAACGGCAGCGGCTCGTGCACCCGCGGCGGCTATGCGTGCATCTCCTGTACCGAGCCGGGTTTCGAGGAGCCCGGCCACCCCTTCGTGCAGACCCCCAAGGTGGCCGGCATCCCGATCGGCCTGCCCTCGGACATGCCCAAGGCCTGGTTCGTGGCGCTCGCCGCGCTGTCCAAATCCGCCACCCCGCGCCGGGTGCGCGACAACGCGGTGGCCGACCACCTTGCGGTCACGCCGGCGATCCGCCGTACCGGGCTGAAGTGA
- a CDS encoding TerB family tellurite resistance protein, which produces MRQYVEDSGPAVARVLSLALMADGAIDASELDCLRRRQVLERFGLEEADFDRVMREFCEDLNLSLGYFDALQCRLHTELVDAMLDEIKDPARRRALLDAMMAITCADGALGEGERLLLARAALRWEDENDWPVRIRPATDDA; this is translated from the coding sequence ATGCGCCAATACGTGGAAGACAGCGGCCCCGCGGTGGCCCGTGTCCTGTCCCTTGCGCTGATGGCCGACGGCGCCATCGACGCGAGCGAGCTCGATTGCCTCCGGCGCCGTCAGGTGCTGGAGCGCTTCGGTCTCGAGGAAGCGGACTTTGATCGCGTGATGCGGGAGTTCTGCGAGGACCTGAATCTCAGCCTGGGCTACTTCGATGCGCTGCAGTGCCGGCTGCACACCGAACTGGTCGACGCCATGCTCGACGAGATCAAGGACCCGGCGCGCCGCCGCGCGCTGCTCGACGCGATGATGGCGATCACCTGCGCCGACGGTGCGCTGGGCGAAGGCGAGCGCCTGCTGCTGGCGCGTGCGGCGCTGCGCTGGGAAGACGAGAACGACTGGCCGGTGCGCATCCGTCCGGCGACGGACGATGCCTGA
- a CDS encoding LysR family transcriptional regulator gives MPALNYKHLRYFWTVARLGSAARAAEALHLSAHAISGQLRQFEATLGVQLIERRGRRLVLTDAGHRLLEYADDIFALGDEALDMLRRPDARQARRFAIGVTDSVPKSVATQLLRAVLQLDQPPRLECREGRLAALLAELSIHRLEAVVADRPMPPDTSVRAYSHLLGSSPLAAFCAPALRDRLTGEFPALLDGAPFLMPGEDVAFHAPLARWLADRRLAPRIVAECDDMALLKALGQEGEGVFVAPHALADTICRQYGVACLGQIAEVTAQIFLITTERRIAHPAMLAMQEAARLTLFGNDAVPRRRRNDHRS, from the coding sequence ATGCCCGCGCTCAACTACAAGCACCTGCGCTACTTCTGGACCGTCGCCCGCCTGGGCAGCGCCGCCCGCGCCGCGGAAGCCCTGCACCTGAGCGCACACGCCATCAGCGGCCAGCTGCGCCAGTTCGAGGCGACGCTCGGCGTACAGCTCATCGAACGCCGCGGGCGCCGCCTGGTGCTCACCGACGCCGGGCACCGCCTGCTCGAGTACGCCGACGACATTTTCGCGCTGGGCGACGAGGCGCTGGACATGCTGCGCCGGCCGGACGCCCGCCAGGCCCGCCGTTTCGCAATAGGGGTGACCGATTCGGTGCCCAAGTCGGTGGCCACACAGCTGCTGCGCGCGGTGCTGCAGCTGGACCAGCCGCCGCGCCTGGAATGCCGCGAAGGCCGGCTGGCCGCCCTGCTCGCCGAGCTGTCCATCCACCGCCTGGAAGCGGTGGTCGCCGATCGCCCGATGCCGCCGGACACCAGCGTGCGCGCCTACAGCCACCTGCTGGGCAGTAGCCCGCTGGCGGCCTTCTGCGCACCGGCCTTGCGCGACCGCCTCACGGGCGAATTTCCCGCCCTGCTCGACGGAGCGCCCTTCCTGATGCCCGGCGAAGACGTTGCCTTCCACGCCCCCCTGGCGCGCTGGCTGGCCGACCGCCGGCTGGCGCCGCGCATCGTCGCGGAATGCGACGACATGGCCCTGCTGAAGGCGCTCGGCCAGGAAGGCGAAGGCGTGTTCGTCGCGCCGCACGCGCTGGCCGACACCATCTGCCGCCAGTACGGCGTGGCCTGCCTGGGACAGATCGCGGAGGTCACCGCGCAGATCTTCCTGATCACCACCGAACGCCGCATCGCCCATCCGGCCATGCTGGCCATGCAGGAAGCAGCGCGCCTGACCCTGTTCGGCAACGATGCCGTGCCACGCCGCCGGCGCAACGACCACCGCAGCTGA
- a CDS encoding nickel-dependent hydrogenase large subunit — MGERIVLGPFNRVEGDLEVQLEVADGRVAAAYVNSPLFRGFEQILRGKDPRDALVLVPRICGICSVSQSAAAAAALREAMGLAVPANGELAGNLVLAAENLADHFTHFYLFFMPDFAREAYAGRPWFDAARARFKAVHGSAAAEAVPARAAFLQLTGILAGKWPHTLSLQPGGSARAVSAAEKIRLYALLREFRRWLERHTFGDTLETIAALDSADALAAWAAARAPASSDLRLFLEIADDLGLARIGRATDRFISHGAYPLAGTPLFARGVWQPETATVAAFDPDEIREDLSHAWMQGEARHPWRGLTEPDADKDGAYSWCKAPRLAGRVVECGALARQVVDGHPLARNLVARDGASVLARVVCRLLELARVVPAMEAWVQALQPGEPFCAQGALPDEAMGCGLVEAARGALGHWLVIRHGRIAGYQIIAPTTWNFSPRDAAGTPGALEQALVGLPADDARVPLAVQHVVRSFDPCMVCTVH; from the coding sequence ATGGGCGAGCGCATCGTTCTCGGCCCCTTCAACCGCGTCGAAGGCGACCTCGAAGTGCAGTTGGAGGTGGCCGACGGGCGGGTGGCAGCAGCCTATGTGAACTCCCCGCTGTTCCGCGGCTTCGAGCAGATCCTGCGTGGCAAGGACCCGCGCGACGCGCTGGTGCTGGTGCCTCGCATCTGCGGCATCTGCTCGGTGTCGCAGTCGGCGGCCGCCGCCGCCGCGCTGCGCGAGGCCATGGGCTTGGCGGTGCCAGCCAACGGCGAGCTGGCCGGCAACCTGGTGCTGGCGGCGGAGAACCTGGCCGACCACTTCACCCATTTCTACCTCTTCTTCATGCCGGACTTCGCCCGCGAGGCCTATGCCGGGCGGCCGTGGTTCGACGCCGCACGCGCGCGCTTCAAGGCCGTGCACGGCAGCGCCGCGGCAGAGGCCGTGCCGGCGCGCGCGGCCTTCCTGCAGCTCACCGGCATCCTCGCCGGCAAGTGGCCGCATACGCTCTCGCTGCAGCCGGGTGGCTCGGCGCGCGCGGTCAGTGCGGCGGAGAAGATCCGCCTGTACGCGCTGCTGCGTGAGTTCCGCCGCTGGCTGGAGCGCCACACCTTCGGCGATACGCTGGAGACGATCGCGGCGCTCGACTCGGCCGACGCGCTGGCCGCCTGGGCCGCAGCGCGCGCGCCGGCCAGCTCCGACCTGCGCCTGTTCCTGGAGATCGCCGACGATCTCGGGCTGGCCCGCATCGGCCGCGCCACAGACCGCTTCATCAGCCACGGCGCCTATCCGCTGGCCGGCACGCCGCTGTTTGCACGCGGGGTCTGGCAGCCGGAAACCGCTACGGTCGCTGCCTTCGATCCGGACGAGATCCGCGAGGATCTGAGCCACGCCTGGATGCAGGGCGAGGCCCGTCACCCGTGGCGCGGGCTGACCGAGCCGGACGCAGACAAGGACGGCGCCTACTCCTGGTGCAAGGCCCCGCGCCTCGCCGGCCGGGTGGTCGAATGCGGTGCGCTGGCCCGTCAGGTGGTGGACGGCCATCCGCTGGCGCGCAACCTGGTCGCACGCGATGGCGCCAGCGTGCTGGCACGCGTAGTGTGCCGCTTGCTGGAACTGGCCCGCGTAGTCCCCGCCATGGAGGCCTGGGTGCAGGCCCTGCAGCCCGGCGAGCCCTTCTGCGCCCAGGGCGCACTGCCCGACGAGGCCATGGGCTGCGGCCTGGTCGAAGCTGCGCGCGGCGCGCTGGGCCACTGGCTGGTGATCCGCCACGGGCGCATCGCCGGCTACCAGATCATCGCGCCCACCACCTGGAACTTCTCCCCGCGCGACGCCGCCGGCACCCCCGGCGCGCTGGAACAGGCCCTGGTCGGCCTGCCTGCGGACGACGCCCGCGTGCCGCTCGCGGTGCAGCACGTGGTGCGCTCCTTCGACCCCTGCATGGTATGCACCGTGCATTG
- a CDS encoding hydrogenase maturation protein codes for MRILLLTHSFNSLTQRLHAELIADGHELSVEFDIADSVTEEAVALFAPDLVLASFLKRAVPESVWRRVPTLIVHPGIVGDRGPAALDHAIQQGLADWGVTVLQAEAEMDAGPVWGHAEFPLRAGATKASTYRNEVTTAALTAVREALARYPDWRAGRWQPRAQDYADPAVRGRPHAPMTQADRALDWAAMSTCEILARMHAADGFPGVLDTLFGLPCRLFDAHPGPCVPDATPGTVVGRRHDALLRATRDASVWIGHVRRADHAHPFKLPAALAFAAEAAGLPELDDAQPACPDIAYRESADGRIGFLAFDFYNGAMGTPECERLTAAVHAARARPTQVLVLTGGHDFWSNGIHLGRIEAAASPADESWRNINAMDDLCLALLETTDRLTVAALRGNAGAGGCFLALACDEVWARDGVVMNPHYKNMGNLFGSEYWTYLLPRRVGDEGAARIMRERLPLTARLAAERGLVDRVFGATVDAFEAELQRHADDLAATAIEDRIAAKAAERAADEADKPLSAYRTEELAAMRRNFYGFDPSYHVARYHFVMKTPHSWTPRHLARHREPGWRVATPEAA; via the coding sequence ATGCGCATCCTGCTCCTCACCCACAGCTTCAACAGCCTGACCCAGCGCCTGCATGCGGAACTCATCGCCGACGGCCACGAGCTGTCGGTGGAGTTCGACATCGCCGACAGCGTCACCGAAGAGGCGGTGGCGCTGTTCGCCCCGGACCTGGTGCTGGCCAGCTTCCTCAAGCGCGCGGTGCCGGAATCGGTGTGGCGCCGCGTGCCGACGCTGATCGTGCACCCCGGCATCGTCGGCGACCGCGGCCCGGCCGCGCTCGACCACGCCATCCAGCAGGGGCTCGCCGACTGGGGCGTGACCGTGCTGCAGGCCGAGGCCGAGATGGACGCCGGTCCGGTGTGGGGGCATGCCGAATTCCCCCTGCGCGCAGGCGCCACCAAGGCGAGCACCTACCGCAACGAAGTCACCACCGCCGCACTGACCGCGGTGCGCGAGGCGCTGGCGCGTTACCCCGACTGGCGCGCCGGGCGCTGGCAGCCGCGCGCGCAGGACTACGCCGACCCGGCGGTACGCGGCCGCCCGCATGCACCGATGACCCAAGCCGACCGCGCCCTCGACTGGGCCGCCATGTCGACCTGCGAAATCCTCGCCCGCATGCACGCCGCCGACGGCTTTCCCGGCGTGCTCGACACCCTGTTCGGCCTGCCCTGCCGGCTGTTCGACGCCCACCCCGGCCCCTGCGTCCCGGACGCCACGCCCGGCACGGTGGTCGGTCGCCGCCACGACGCGCTGCTGCGCGCCACCCGGGATGCCAGCGTATGGATCGGCCATGTGCGCCGCGCCGACCACGCCCACCCCTTCAAGCTGCCGGCCGCGCTGGCCTTCGCCGCGGAGGCCGCCGGCCTGCCCGAACTGGACGATGCGCAGCCCGCCTGCCCGGACATCGCCTACCGCGAATCGGCCGACGGGCGCATCGGCTTCCTCGCCTTCGACTTCTACAACGGCGCCATGGGCACGCCCGAATGCGAACGTCTCACCGCCGCGGTGCACGCCGCACGCGCCCGCCCCACCCAGGTGCTGGTGCTCACTGGCGGGCACGACTTCTGGTCCAACGGCATCCACCTCGGCCGCATCGAGGCCGCCGCATCGCCAGCCGACGAATCCTGGCGCAACATCAACGCCATGGACGACCTCTGCCTCGCGCTGCTGGAGACCACGGACCGCCTGACCGTGGCCGCGCTGCGCGGCAACGCCGGCGCCGGCGGCTGCTTCCTGGCGCTGGCCTGCGATGAGGTGTGGGCGCGCGACGGTGTGGTGATGAACCCGCACTACAAGAACATGGGCAACCTGTTCGGCTCTGAATACTGGACCTATCTGCTGCCACGCCGGGTCGGCGACGAGGGTGCGGCGCGCATCATGCGCGAGCGCCTGCCGCTCACCGCCCGCCTGGCGGCCGAACGCGGCCTCGTCGACCGCGTGTTCGGCGCCACGGTCGACGCCTTCGAAGCCGAACTGCAGCGCCATGCCGATGATCTCGCCGCCACCGCCATCGAAGACCGCATCGCCGCCAAGGCCGCAGAGCGCGCCGCCGACGAGGCCGACAAGCCGCTTTCCGCCTACCGCACCGAGGAGCTCGCCGCAATGCGGCGCAACTTCTACGGCTTCGACCCCAGCTACCATGTCGCCCGCTACCATTTCGTCATGAAGACGCCGCATTCCTGGACCCCCCGCCACCTCGCCCGCCACCGCGAACCCGGCTGGCGCGTCGCCACCCCGGAGGCCGCATGA
- a CDS encoding sensor domain-containing diguanylate cyclase — protein MESVLDHRLPMLDGGHSMAVRLMQHLVVPTFVLDTERRVAIWNKACERLTGCPASEMIGTRNHWQAFYNHERHCLADVVALNKPDQLETLYSAHAEPGEFGLGLRAENWCTMPRLGERLYLAVDAGPIFDDQGKLVAVVETLRDMTAQKQAEIALHNLATRDGLTGVANRRSLDERLNAEWARGQRTASPITFMLADVDHFKRYNDTYGHQKGDECLRSVAEAISGAVYRPADLAARYGGEEFAVIMPSTEPDGGHAVAERICQAVRALAIPHCASDVTDCVTLSIGVATAIPQPGSTPGALVAAADEALYRAKRTGRNRSCLAAA, from the coding sequence GTGGAGTCCGTTCTAGACCATCGATTGCCCATGCTCGATGGCGGCCACAGCATGGCCGTCCGGCTGATGCAGCACCTTGTCGTGCCCACCTTCGTGCTCGATACCGAGCGTCGCGTGGCGATCTGGAACAAGGCCTGCGAACGCCTCACCGGCTGCCCGGCCAGCGAGATGATAGGCACGCGCAATCACTGGCAGGCCTTCTACAACCACGAACGCCACTGCCTGGCCGACGTCGTCGCCCTGAACAAGCCCGACCAGCTCGAAACGCTCTACTCCGCCCATGCCGAACCGGGCGAATTCGGCCTCGGCCTGCGCGCCGAGAACTGGTGCACCATGCCCCGCCTGGGCGAGCGCCTCTACCTCGCGGTGGACGCCGGCCCCATCTTCGACGACCAGGGCAAGCTGGTCGCGGTGGTCGAGACCCTGCGCGACATGACCGCGCAGAAGCAGGCCGAGATCGCCCTGCACAACCTCGCCACCCGCGACGGCCTCACCGGCGTGGCCAACCGCCGTTCGCTGGACGAGCGCCTGAACGCCGAATGGGCGCGCGGCCAGCGCACCGCGTCGCCGATCACCTTCATGCTCGCCGACGTGGATCATTTCAAGCGCTACAACGACACCTACGGTCACCAGAAGGGCGACGAATGCCTGCGCTCGGTGGCCGAGGCGATCAGCGGCGCGGTGTATCGCCCGGCCGACCTGGCGGCGCGCTATGGCGGCGAGGAGTTCGCGGTGATCATGCCCAGCACCGAACCCGACGGCGGCCACGCGGTGGCCGAGCGCATCTGCCAGGCGGTGCGGGCGCTGGCCATCCCGCACTGTGCATCGGACGTCACCGACTGCGTGACGCTGAGCATCGGCGTGGCCACTGCCATCCCGCAACCGGGCAGCACGCCCGGCGCCCTGGTGGCCGCAGCCGACGAGGCGCTCTACCGCGCCAAGCGCACCGGCCGCAACCGCAGCTGCCTGGCCGCCGCCTGA